The Lacerta agilis isolate rLacAgi1 chromosome 14, rLacAgi1.pri, whole genome shotgun sequence sequence ATGCCATGCAGTCTTCCAGTTGTCTTGGGGCTTACCCACATACTGGTTTTCATCCTCAAAAAAGAAGCTGCTGTGGAAGAATAGAGGGTTAATTTGGATCAGGCCTGGGGAACTGGGCTTAATTCTTtgcttaagccaggggtcagcaaactttttaagcagggcgccggtccactgtccctcagactttggtGGGGGGCTGGACTTATTATactttgaagggaaaaaatgaatgaattcctatgccccacaaataacccagagatgcattttaaataaaaggacacattctactcatgtaaaaacacgctgattcccggaccgtccgcgggccggatttagaaggtgattggggcggatctggcccacgggccttagtttgagacAACATATGCTTtgagacaacaattcccatcatccctgactgctggtcctgctagctagggatcatgggagttgtaggccaaaaacatctggagggccaaggttgaggaagcctggcttaagcGCTGCAGCCCTGATCCCAACACACGAAcgaacgaacacacacacacacacacacacacacacacacccctgagagTCGATTATGACCTAGAAAAACTATCCGCAGAAACTCTGTGCCTGTAGGTGCAATGTAAACTCAGCCCCCATCCTCTCCACCAATTGCCTTTTGAAGAGAGAAATAAAACTATGTCGGGAGTTTTAAATAACAGAGCTGTGAGCTTGTGAGCTTCTAAACTCATTTGACTCACTGCTGCtagaaagacagaaagacagaatgCTGAGCTACTGGTCTGTTCTGATAGAACAGATCTTGTGCAATTGTTTCTTAGCCTGTGGATTGCTGCtggaggtaaggtaaaggtaaagggacccctgaccattaggtccagtcgcggacgactctggggttgcggcacttatctcgctttattggtcgagggagccagcgtacagcttctgggtcatgtggccagcatgactaagccacttctggtgaaccagagcagcgcacggaaacaccgtttaccttcccactggagcggtacctatttatctacttgcactttgacatgctttcaaactgctaggttggcaggagcagggaccgagcaacgggagctcaccctgtcacggggattcaaaccgccaaccttctgatcggcaagccctaggctctgtggtttaacccacagcgccacccgctggaGGTAGGAGCTCTAAATGCAGAAAGCTTGGGAGAGCTCATGTGGCTTTCTGCTTGCGTGGAAGAGAAGCTGTGTTCATCTCATCCCTCCGTCGACAGCACTTAAAACCTGTCTTTTTGCCAGTTGGAGGACCTCTGCAAATAGTTTGGGCCAGTTGAAGCTAGGGCTGCTGTGGATTCTGATGCCAGCTGATCTGCGATTGCTGGACTAATGTGCAGCTCAGAATGTGGTTATCTGTCAGATTTCACACACCTCCAAATTTCTCAGTTCAAGGAAAGGCGCAGTATGCGTTACAAATGCACATATTGGGATAGAAACACATACGTCGAGACACGGTGCATATTTCAATATGCATTTTGTGgtaaaaagcatattttaaatacAAATGTTCATGTAggttttcaaaaagaagaagtgtgcatgcacacgaaatctgaagtatctgaagaagtgtgcatgcacacgaaagctcataccaagaacaaactcagttggtctctaaggtgctactggaaagaatttcctattttgtttcaaaaaacaaaatttgCAAATTAATGGGGAGGTGGGACAGATTGGATTCACGAATGAGGGTATGTAGGAATTGACGCAAACTGTCTTATCGCAAGCGACCCTTCTCAACTTGCAGTTTGTCTCTGCTGTCTCCCTTGGCTCTGATTGAGTTTCCCAGTGCTAcccctgacaaaaaaaaattgaaagcaaCTCTGGTGGAGTCATAATGTTAACCCCTCTTTCCTCAGTGGTCCAGCCGTGCTTCCTGGCACACCAGCGCATTGTGCATTCCTTTGGCCCCGAAATTCTCCTGGAGAGCGGCGAGATCAACCGCGAAGCTCTCGGAAGCATAGTTTTCTCTCAGCCCGAAAAACGTAGGCTGCTGAATTCCATCACACACCCTGAGATACAGAAGGAGATGCTGAAACAGATCTTGAAATACTTTATGCTGGGTAAGCTACTGGTGAGGTTGATTTATTTTACTTTGCGGAATCCTCGGGGCATCGATACACGCTGCATCATCTCCCTTtgccctgcattttattttatttttctttgccgGCCAAGAGGGGACGGACTGTAAAAAAAGGCCTCTGAGCGGCTTCCTTTGTGCCTTGTTTGTGCTCATCCATTCACTGCTTACATCCTGAGAATTCTTCCTTCTTTATCCTTGCCCTTTGCATTTTTGCTCCCTTAACGTTGCCTTTAAAGAGCACACACAAAAGAGTCTTTGGGAAGTATTGTGCATAATGTCACACCTTCAGAAATGCTCGCACGCACCCCCCCGGCCCCCCCCCCTACTATTCCCGGGCGCTCTTATAAAAGCTCTTTTTGAACTCGATAAGGTAAAATAATGGTTTGACAGCTGGGGTTTCTGCAGCGTCTCTCTATTCCCTTTCATTCCTCTGATAACTGTAACAAATACAGCTGACAAATCTGTCTAATCAAGGGCCTGATAACATCGCTGGCTGCTTTGGAGGTCTCGGGGTAGCAGAGAAGGGTCTCCTTACAAGGAGGAGCTCATTGAAAGTAgacagggtgggagggagagctAGATCTCTCTGCCTTCCAGTTTCTGAGGCCAATATAACCCCCTTAGATGAGAGGGGAAAGCATTTAGGGAACTGGGAAAATAGCCTCTTCAAAGCTTTGTTCTTCCGAAGACCTAGACTTTTCTGCAAATTAAGGTAATTGGAGTAATTCAACTCCCGTCATTCAAATTAGTGGCAATATTATAAAAGTGCCTCCTCCTTTGAACTGCACACTACAATGCTGGAACTCCCCTGTGCTTCTAAAGGAGTTTGCCACATGAAGCCAGAGGTGGGGAGTGTTCCCTGGTCTGAAAAACGACATCCCAGTGCCTTGTTCGGTACATGGATCCTGGCccaattttgttgctgttgttgctaaataatttttattaattttcaattacaaaaatccaATATGCACCATATTATATTAACATGAAATAAAGGTACCTTTTTACCTTAACAACAAATAGCAATACCAATTCAAATACAAATCAGTTGCATAGCCAATTATAAATTTTGTGTGGCTTCCCACTTGCTGTACTTCAGGGTCTCATTCCCTTTAATTCTGCCTCCAGACTGTTGCTCAAACCAAATACAATCCATTCTTGATAAAAGCCCTTATACCACAGCTTACAGGAATTGACTTCAATTTTCATTGACACACATAATAATTTGTAAATTCGCAGGTGaagttctcctttcttctcctgtGTGAGGTTTTAATTTCCGTTAGTTGTTCCTTTaattcaggggtcggcaaactaaggcccgcgggccagatcaggcccaattgccttcaggatccagcCCGCAGACTGTCCATGGATCAGTGTGGAGATTCTGTTTGTTCGGGCTGCGCCATTTTTTCCCTgcgccattccatttccccccctctccctcacacacaccgcgcagcacctcctccctccctccctcctcctggcttctctctgccctgcctagaggaggaagccAGCCCTTTTGTGCCACTCATCTTCCCACCGCTgccaccctggtgctcctgtgggccagagagcggagcaGACGAGCTCtctctgcctacccacgagaagcaaCAGCactggcagtggtggtggcagccccagggaaggtaagcgcagtggctggggctgggggtgaggaggaggattacttgcccccctcgcctcttcttccagctcccccccccccccggtgccgcttctctggcccgccacaaggtctgagggacagtggaccggcccgcggctaaaaaaaaaattcccgaCCCCTGCTTTAATTCTTTATCAAATATTATGTCCATATGAGTTATTCCTGATCCCTTTGTGCCTTTCGGCTTTGTTGACTCGGAGTTACTCTGaagagatctctctctctttgttctcaACTCTTCTGATTGCAACTGTAAAATTCCACTTtcggtttcaggcagggagtcgcCCAAATTTTACTCCAGAATCTGACAACGGGAGGAAATCACGCAAACTCTTGAATTTGCAGCGCTTTACACAAAACTcctggtgcagttttgtgtgtgtgtgtgtgtaatgaatgCTTGCAGTTTCTATGACATTTGCGATACAAAattcacctccctccctccccctccccaggccaTCGGTATGTGATCCTGGATATCCCGCTCCTTTTTGAAACCAACACGCTGACCAAGTTCATGAAGCACACCGTTCTCGTGTACTGGTAAGGACATTACAGGGAACGACGTCGTCATGTCACGATACGACAGCACTAGTCAGTCTGATGCAACAAAGGACAGAGGATGCCCACTGGAATGCATTGGCTCCTGAACTGAgtcaggaatcatagaatttagagttggaagggaaccccaagaaCCATCTATTGTAGTATAATCCCTTGCAatttcaggaatctcaacttgatcatacatgacagatggccgtccaagcTTTGCTTACATTGGATTTCCACGGGACCATTCAGATGCACCAAATCCATTATAACTGGTTGCTCGtacggtcgtaccttggaagtcaaacggaatctgttccggaagtccgttcgaattCCAAAAGtgtggaaaccaaagcgtggcttctgattggctgcaggagctgtagtttgttattaAAGCGTGCAAAGCGTTGTTAggggaggcccctattcccctcacagagctacagtgctGAGTGTTTTAACGGTCAGCCCCTCTTCACAGCGAACTCTtgagaaatgtagctctgtgagtaatccagtttttaaaaaataaataaattgtttattaaaattatatactgccattcgtcaaaagatctcagggcagttcacagaataaaacgcAAGATAAAAggcaagtaaataattaaaccaaaacagcaaaacaataacagacacatttaaaaggctgtagaatattaatcggCCAAAGGCCTGTTGAAAAGGAACGtcttcgcctggcacctaaagctatataatgaaggtgccaggcgagcttccctggggagagcagtccataaatggggagccactgcagagaaggccccgttctcatgttgccaccctccggacctctcagcaaagtacagctcccagattgtttgggggggggaggggaagccgtgactgtttaaaatggtattgtACGACTTTAAACATATATatacaaaaggtaaaggacccctggacagttaacaATTGCTAGCTGTACCAGTCTGTTTCCAGCATATCGTTTTTCCTGCTAGAAGACCATTGGAAACCAAGAGGAGGGCATAAAGGTAGcaaggttgttgtgttttttttttaaaaaaaggtaaaggacccctggacagttaagtccagtcaaaggcgactatgaggttgcggcgctcatctcgctttcaggctaggggagccggcgtttgtctacagacagctttctgggtcatgtggccagcgtgactaaactgcttctggtgcaacggaacaccctGGTgcaaaccagagcgcacggaaacgccgtttaccttcccaccgcagcagtacctatttatctaccagcactggcgtgctttcgaattgctaggttggcaggagctgggacagagcaacgggagctcaccccttcacggggactcgaaccgccgacctcccgatcggcaagcccaagaggctcattggtttagaccacagcgccacctgcatcccatacaTATGGTGTGTAAGTGGCCATAGTCTCTCCTTGCTTTTCCatgactagatcaggcatgtccaacacgtagatcgtgatctaccggtagatcactggacgtctccAGTAGATCACttgtagatcattggctccccccaaagaagctgaacaactgtggctcccgtTTAAAAAGCTTAACATTTTGcctctgaaaaaactcaacaactttgacccaaacctccccaaaatgggccttcctccttcctaaaaaaaaacaactttgacctgaacccccaaaagggggtagatcactgccagtttttaactctgtgattaaatcacagtctcttgggagttggccacccatgGACTAGATAGATGGGAGgggggtgtacacacacacacacacacacacacacagccctttctGACTTTCCCCCTGAGCtcagtccctcttcccttcctttgCCAAGTGACCCACAGAGCCAGCTGTCGCGCCTGATGCGCCGGAACGGGCTGACCCAGGCGGAGGCTGAAGCGCGCATTGCTGCCCAGCTGCCCCTCGACCAAAAGGTCAAGCTGGCCGGCCACGTCATCGACAACTCGAGAGACGTCGAGACCACGAGGAAGCAGGTCCTGAAGCTTCACTCCTCGTTGGAGGACTCCATGGACTTCCTCCTGGTGCGGTTGCTGGCTGTCACAGCAGCTGCTGGGGTTGGCGGCTTGGTATATTTCCTACTGCGGCACCTCATGTCTTAACTTGCCCTTGGTGgtggtgacgggggggggggaggaaagggggaccAAACCCTTCCGTGTTGGGAAGGGCAATAGAAACCCAGAACCTTTCCCTACCTTTTGCAGCCTGAACGACTCAAAAGACTGTTGTCTTTCCGAACGCCTCTGGAAGTGAAAAGAGGCGTCATTCGTTCCAAAGCGGCTCTCGGCTATCTTTGTACGTGGCTCCCTTGCAAAAGATTGTAGTCGCACCTGAGGATGGAAAGGGGTTGTGGGTGTTGTTAACTAAAGCTGGTAGGAATTTTCGTCTGCTGGGCCAAGGGGCTGTGGGTGGGGGCGAAACTTGCTGGCTACTACTGAAGTGTAAAAAGGCATCCTATTAAATTTGACATGAGGAAAGTCCACAAcaaagttactttaaaaaaaaagggtacTGTAcccctcttccccctccaataTGCTATTGACTGCATCCTTGAGAGCTTCATTTTCAATGGTTCTCCAGGAATGTGGTCAATATTGAATATTGCTTGTGGGGCACTCAGCCAAAATGCTCTCTGTGGGGAACTGACAAGGAAAAGTCCCCTCTCGGAGGTGTGAAAATACCCTGGGAAGTTGGAGAGgctgttccttttcttcttcttcttcttcttcttcttcttcttcttcttcttcttcttcttcttcctctggagGCTGTTTGGTTACTGCGTTTCATGTAACATCAATTTATTTGTATGACTCATACAGCTCAAGCATGTACTACAGTCTTACAATATAGTATTTGTAATTATGAACTGGAGCTTGTAGGTTTTTTTTTCGCCCCTCAGCGCCTGGCTTATATTCAAACTGAGATCATGATGGTGAGTATTATTTATGAATTGTGTCCCGTTGAGGCATCCGGAAGCAATCTGCAATGCAATTAAAAcctatataaaacacacacacacacacacacacacacacacatatatatatatatatatatatatatatatatatatatatatcagtttaaaggtaaagggacccctgaccattaggtccagtcgtggacaactctggggttgcggcactcatctcgctttattggccaagggagccagcatccagcttccaggtcatgtggccagcatgactaagccgcttctggtgcacagaaacaccgtttaccttcccccccccccccgcagcggtacctatttatctacttgcacttcgtgccttcaaactgctaggttggcaggagcaggaaccgagcaacgggagctcaccccatcgtgggaattcaaaccgccgaccttctgatcggcaagccctgggctctgtggtgtGCCTTTGAATCCCAGGTACTGGGGAACACAAGGAGAATGCTTTTGCACTtgtatcctgcttgtgggcttcacccAAGGGTGTCAGGAGTCCAGTCAGGAGTCCGACTTGATCACACTGTAAGTGGAGTTAATaaaaaaggatgatttattgtcaaaacaacagATAGCTCCGGAGGGCTCTAACACAGCCTTCCAGCATCATTAGtcatgatgacccttctgaagaccccCTTCCGGTTACAGAAGATACTGAACTTTCTCACTTTGTACCTCTTGC is a genomic window containing:
- the DCAKD gene encoding dephospho-CoA kinase domain-containing protein; its protein translation is MFLVGLTGGIASGKSTVVAMLRELGCAVIDADVIARQVVQPCFLAHQRIVHSFGPEILLESGEINREALGSIVFSQPEKRRLLNSITHPEIQKEMLKQILKYFMLGHRYVILDIPLLFETNTLTKFMKHTVLVYCDPQSQLSRLMRRNGLTQAEAEARIAAQLPLDQKVKLAGHVIDNSRDVETTRKQVLKLHSSLEDSMDFLLVRLLAVTAAAGVGGLVYFLLRHLMS